From Thermoflavifilum aggregans, a single genomic window includes:
- the gcvT gene encoding glycine cleavage system aminomethyltransferase GcvT: MIKVTPFHAFHRAAGAHMASFAGYEMPIYYTSIQEEHLSVRQKAGLFDVSHMGEFIIRGQQALDLVQLVTTNDAAKLSDGQAQYSCMTNEQGGVLDDLIVYCIEQQKVYMLVVNAAKIEADLAWIVQHNRFNAEVIDISEKTCLLALQGPAAVNILQPFTDVDLIRLPYYRFVKTSLLGFKPVLISATGYTGAGGVELYFENKDQAAETIWQKLTEAGKSYDMKLAGLGARDTLRLEMGYCLYGHELNPDITPLEAGLGWIVKWNKDFIGKQALLRQKQEGITRRLIGFRMQDKAIPRQGYPIVNQEGKNIGQVTSGSFSPSLQIPIGLGYVETAYAQPDTPIGVQIRDRVAQAIVTQLPFLKKS, from the coding sequence ATGATAAAAGTCACACCTTTTCATGCTTTCCATCGTGCCGCTGGTGCACACATGGCTTCATTTGCCGGATATGAAATGCCTATCTACTACACCAGTATTCAGGAGGAACATCTGTCGGTCAGGCAAAAAGCCGGCCTGTTTGACGTGAGCCACATGGGCGAATTTATTATTCGCGGTCAGCAGGCTCTGGATCTGGTACAGTTGGTTACCACCAACGATGCTGCAAAACTGAGCGACGGACAGGCACAATACAGCTGCATGACCAATGAACAGGGCGGCGTACTGGATGACCTGATTGTGTATTGCATTGAGCAGCAAAAAGTATATATGCTGGTGGTCAATGCGGCCAAAATCGAAGCCGACCTCGCCTGGATTGTGCAGCATAACCGGTTTAATGCAGAAGTGATAGATATTTCCGAAAAAACCTGCCTGCTGGCACTGCAGGGACCGGCCGCAGTAAACATCCTGCAACCCTTTACCGATGTGGATCTGATCCGGTTGCCCTATTACCGGTTTGTAAAAACTTCTCTGCTGGGCTTCAAGCCTGTGCTGATCAGCGCCACTGGCTATACCGGCGCCGGCGGAGTGGAATTGTATTTTGAAAACAAGGATCAGGCTGCCGAAACCATCTGGCAGAAGCTGACGGAAGCCGGCAAATCTTACGACATGAAACTGGCCGGGCTGGGCGCCCGCGACACCCTGCGCCTGGAAATGGGTTATTGCTTGTACGGTCATGAACTGAATCCGGATATCACACCGCTGGAAGCAGGCCTGGGATGGATCGTGAAATGGAACAAGGATTTTATCGGAAAACAAGCATTGCTGCGGCAAAAACAAGAGGGCATTACCCGCAGGCTGATCGGATTCCGGATGCAGGATAAAGCCATTCCCCGCCAGGGCTATCCCATCGTCAATCAGGAAGGAAAAAACATCGGCCAGGTGACCTCCGGCTCCTTTTCTCCTTCCCTACAGATTCCTATTGGTTTGGGTTATGTGGAAACAGCCTATGCACAGCCCGATACGCCCATTGGTGTTCAGATCCGCGACCGTGTGGCTCAGGCAATTGTAACGCAACTGCCATTCCTCAAAAAATCATGA
- the chrA gene encoding chromate efflux transporter, translating into MLLRHIPFLKAVFFYSITAFGGPQGHLAMMIKTFVEKRRDVTLEELMEYTAFCQLLPGASSTQTITLIGYKRGGLPLAILTLLIWITPACILMGLLSFVITYFHQDLRVYRYVQPMAVGFLGYAGFKAFKISVRNYATAGIMVGALVMTVLFRSPWVFPTVIIAGGIVSNFSSKRIPDIPGRRRKIQWANLWLFALIFVVAGVLSEVTKARPFRLFENFYRFGSLVFGGGQVLIAAMLDQYVVRKNRVPLMTPQEFLTGAGMVQAIPGPTFSVASFVGGMVMRDMGKGYQLLGCIIGSVAIFLPSLLLLLFFFPIWENLKRHVYIFRALEGINAAVVGIMWAATMILLSSLGIEWMNVIVVLATFCLLQFTRIPAPIIVFCCLLLGWWMP; encoded by the coding sequence TTGTTACTCCGGCACATACCTTTTTTAAAGGCTGTATTTTTCTACAGTATCACGGCATTTGGCGGGCCGCAGGGTCATCTGGCCATGATGATCAAAACCTTTGTGGAAAAGCGGCGTGACGTGACCCTCGAAGAACTCATGGAATATACGGCCTTTTGCCAGCTGCTGCCCGGAGCTTCTTCCACACAGACCATTACATTGATCGGTTATAAACGCGGGGGTCTGCCCCTGGCCATTCTCACCCTGCTCATCTGGATCACACCGGCTTGTATACTGATGGGCTTGCTTTCCTTTGTAATTACTTATTTTCATCAGGACCTGCGGGTTTATCGTTATGTGCAGCCCATGGCGGTAGGCTTTCTGGGCTATGCAGGTTTTAAAGCCTTCAAGATCAGCGTACGCAATTATGCCACGGCGGGCATCATGGTAGGTGCTTTGGTCATGACGGTACTGTTCCGTTCGCCCTGGGTATTCCCTACCGTCATTATTGCCGGAGGGATTGTTTCCAATTTTAGCAGCAAAAGAATACCTGATATACCGGGCAGGCGTAGAAAAATTCAGTGGGCCAACCTGTGGCTGTTTGCTCTGATTTTTGTGGTAGCTGGTGTGCTGAGTGAAGTAACAAAAGCCCGTCCATTCCGGTTGTTTGAGAATTTTTACCGGTTTGGTAGTCTGGTGTTTGGTGGAGGGCAGGTGTTGATTGCAGCCATGCTCGATCAATATGTGGTGCGCAAAAACCGCGTGCCGCTCATGACTCCGCAGGAATTCCTGACCGGTGCTGGCATGGTGCAGGCTATCCCAGGCCCTACTTTTTCGGTGGCTTCTTTTGTGGGTGGAATGGTGATGCGTGACATGGGAAAAGGATATCAGTTGCTGGGCTGCATCATTGGATCTGTGGCTATTTTTTTGCCCAGTTTGCTGCTCTTGCTATTTTTCTTTCCTATCTGGGAAAATCTGAAACGACATGTGTACATTTTTCGTGCCCTGGAAGGCATCAATGCCGCAGTAGTGGGCATCATGTGGGCGGCGACCATGATTTTGCTCAGTTCGCTGGGCATTGAATGGATGAATGTGATTGTGGTGCTGGCTACTTTTTGTCTGCTCCAGTTTACGCGTATCCCCGCACCTATTATTGTGTTTTGTTGCCTGTTACTAGGTTGGTGGATGCCATAA
- a CDS encoding UpxY family transcription antiterminator produces the protein MDANRCWYAVYTRPRWEKKIAAQFQLRHIEHYCPLQKARRQWSDRIKIVEEPLFRSYVFVRICLAHEQTAVRMVPGVINFVYWNGKPAVIRDEEIDTIKRFLREYSSVTAYPLQPGQKVKIIDGVLMDREGLVKKVQGKKVYVILETIGYALVAEFDQSSLEPVVE, from the coding sequence ATGGATGCAAACAGGTGCTGGTATGCCGTTTATACCCGTCCGCGTTGGGAGAAAAAAATTGCTGCTCAATTTCAGCTCAGGCATATTGAACATTATTGCCCGCTGCAGAAAGCCCGTCGTCAGTGGAGTGATCGCATCAAAATCGTGGAAGAACCTTTATTTCGCTCGTATGTATTTGTGCGCATTTGCCTGGCACATGAACAAACGGCGGTGCGCATGGTGCCGGGTGTTATCAATTTCGTGTACTGGAATGGCAAGCCCGCTGTGATCCGCGATGAAGAAATAGATACCATTAAGCGTTTTCTCAGGGAATATTCTTCCGTTACGGCATATCCCCTACAACCCGGCCAGAAAGTAAAGATCATAGATGGCGTGTTGATGGATCGGGAAGGTTTGGTGAAAAAAGTACAGGGAAAGAAGGTGTATGTAATCCTGGAGACAATCGGTTATGCCCTGGTAGCTGAATTTGACCAGAGCAGCCTGGAGCCGGTTGTGGAATAA
- a CDS encoding heme-binding domain-containing protein, with the protein MKKVKNLLWILLVIFLLIQFFRPAKNQAAQASPNDIAEKYVVPMNILMDLNTACYDCHSNYTHYPWYFHIQPVAWWMNSHIQEGKHHLNFSEFATYPPDVARKKFHHIYEVMRDHSMPISSYLWMHKEARLTDQQYQQVAEWALQMSRQPQLINDSTN; encoded by the coding sequence ATGAAAAAAGTTAAAAACCTGCTGTGGATTCTGCTGGTAATATTCCTGCTAATTCAATTTTTCAGACCGGCTAAAAATCAGGCAGCACAAGCTTCGCCCAATGATATTGCGGAAAAATATGTGGTGCCTATGAATATTCTTATGGACTTAAATACTGCATGCTATGACTGCCATTCTAATTACACACATTATCCCTGGTATTTTCATATCCAACCGGTAGCCTGGTGGATGAATAGTCATATTCAGGAAGGCAAGCACCATTTGAATTTTTCTGAATTCGCTACCTATCCTCCTGATGTGGCACGAAAAAAGTTTCATCACATTTATGAAGTAATGCGCGATCACAGCATGCCTATTTCTTCCTATTTGTGGATGCATAAAGAAGCCCGACTTACCGATCAGCAATACCAACAGGTGGCTGAATGGGCCCTGCAAATGAGCCGGCAACCCCAGCTGATAAATGACAGCACAAACTGA
- a CDS encoding type 1 glutamine amidotransferase, with protein MRIACIQHVPFEKPGMIETWALAHHHAFTIVHPYAGQSFPDLSEIDMLVIMGGPMGVYEENPYPWMKAEKNWTEKAIQAGKKVLGVCLGAQLIANVLGARVYPHEEKEIGWFPVYPENTNSPENPYAALFKPRLTVFHWHGDTFGLPSGAINLASSSACRHQLFTWSNHVLGLQFHLEVAKENIEQMLRAGLAEINEALARQPKASFVQQPEHILAQASLHAAACHQCLQSMLDIFTKDV; from the coding sequence ATGAGGATCGCCTGCATTCAACACGTGCCATTTGAAAAGCCAGGCATGATTGAAACATGGGCTTTGGCTCATCATCATGCATTTACTATTGTGCATCCCTATGCCGGACAATCATTTCCTGATCTGTCGGAAATCGATATGCTGGTAATTATGGGAGGGCCTATGGGTGTATACGAAGAAAACCCATATCCTTGGATGAAGGCCGAAAAAAATTGGACGGAGAAAGCTATTCAGGCCGGTAAAAAAGTGTTGGGTGTTTGCCTGGGTGCCCAGCTGATAGCCAACGTGCTGGGTGCAAGGGTTTATCCGCATGAGGAAAAAGAAATCGGATGGTTTCCGGTGTATCCCGAAAACACAAATTCACCTGAAAATCCATATGCCGCATTGTTTAAGCCCCGTTTAACGGTATTCCATTGGCATGGAGACACATTCGGTCTGCCTTCGGGAGCCATTAACCTTGCCAGTTCTTCAGCCTGTCGTCACCAACTGTTTACCTGGTCGAACCATGTACTGGGTTTGCAGTTTCATCTGGAAGTAGCAAAAGAAAATATCGAGCAAATGCTCAGGGCCGGCCTTGCAGAAATAAATGAGGCACTTGCCAGACAGCCCAAAGCCTCTTTTGTTCAACAGCCCGAACACATACTTGCTCAGGCATCCCTGCATGCAGCAGCATGCCATCAATGCCTGCAAAGCATGCTGGATATTTTCACAAAAGACGTTTAA
- a CDS encoding ArsR/SmtB family transcription factor, giving the protein MAKAIAHPARIAILQYLIRKNSCICGDLVDELGLAQATISQHLKELKLAGLIQGTIEGPTVCYCIHPATWNKFRKAFQDFFKDIPENSSC; this is encoded by the coding sequence ATGGCAAAAGCAATCGCACATCCGGCACGCATTGCCATCCTGCAGTATCTGATTAGAAAAAACAGCTGTATATGCGGAGATCTGGTGGATGAACTCGGTCTGGCACAGGCCACCATCTCCCAGCACCTGAAAGAGTTGAAACTGGCCGGCCTGATTCAGGGCACCATTGAAGGGCCTACCGTGTGCTATTGCATCCATCCGGCCACCTGGAACAAATTCAGAAAAGCATTTCAGGATTTCTTTAAGGATATTCCAGAAAATTCATCCTGCTGA
- a CDS encoding M1 family metallopeptidase, with protein sequence MAVTGFFLSARAQQLGTESVYDQHEVWNPVFYTYNGNEYRSATGAPGPKYWQNRADYVIHATLDTVNHTITGDVLISYRNNSPDALPFLWLQLDQNIYRKDSRGEATSPVTGGRFANKSFTQGYVLKKVEIIRDGKVEKADYLVNDTRMQIRLKTPVKPQGGSLQIRIEYSFEVPQYGTDRMGRLLTQNGWIYEIAQWYPRMEVYDDVLGWNTIPYLGAGEFYLEYGDFDYYITAPANMIVVGSGELQNPTQVLTPTEIARLNKARNSDETVMIHDSTDVTNPNFRPMKGNLTWHFKMFNARDVSWAASKAFMWDAARINLPDGKHALAQSVYPVESAGRDAWSRSTEFVKGCIELYSQEWYPYTYPVATNVAGIVNGMEYPGIVFCSYRARGRGLWGVTNHEFGHNWFPMIVGSNERKFPWMDEGFNTFINDVDTKVFNHGEFYRKADAEREAQYMFGENAEPIMTIPDVIQANYLGVAAYSKPAMGLHILRKYILGPDRFDYAFRTYIRRWAFKHPTPWDFFHTMENAGGEDLSWFFREWFFTTWKLDQAVKGVKYVDDDTTKGALITIENLQKMALPVVMAIQLTDGSTDTVQLPAEIWQRGGEWTFKYDCNRRIASIVIDPEHDFPDINPDNNVWRMKEEKPVPPGVSATDIIQKYIQALGGADKLNAVQDLSITSVASFGDEDVTFINRYKKPNDYLMEITAPSLQQPAVYIVVKGDSVRVQQMGNEMSLTPDRKKIFQREAVMFPVLSYLKNDYQKTLSPQMEYLDSTWVYVVTINTPDGQEIKNYYSANSGLLLKSVTTTQGPMGSVSTEQITTDYRPVNGILFPFTIVSNSMGQDIKMQVKEIKVNSGLTDADFK encoded by the coding sequence ATGGCGGTTACTGGTTTTTTTCTTTCAGCCAGAGCTCAGCAGTTGGGCACAGAATCCGTTTATGATCAGCATGAGGTATGGAATCCGGTATTTTATACGTACAATGGTAACGAATACCGGAGTGCTACGGGTGCGCCCGGCCCTAAGTATTGGCAGAACCGGGCTGATTACGTGATTCATGCTACGCTCGACACGGTAAATCATACCATTACCGGCGATGTACTGATCAGTTATCGCAATAACAGTCCGGATGCATTGCCTTTTTTGTGGCTGCAGTTAGATCAGAATATTTACCGGAAGGATTCCCGGGGTGAAGCTACCAGTCCGGTTACTGGTGGCCGGTTTGCCAACAAATCATTTACACAGGGTTATGTATTGAAAAAAGTAGAAATCATTCGCGACGGGAAAGTCGAAAAAGCCGATTATCTGGTCAATGACACGCGGATGCAGATCCGGCTGAAAACACCAGTGAAGCCGCAAGGAGGCAGTTTGCAGATTCGCATTGAATATAGTTTTGAGGTGCCCCAGTATGGAACCGATCGGATGGGGCGCCTGCTAACCCAAAACGGTTGGATATACGAAATAGCTCAATGGTATCCGCGAATGGAAGTCTATGACGATGTGCTGGGGTGGAATACCATACCCTATCTGGGAGCCGGCGAATTTTACCTGGAATATGGCGATTTCGATTATTACATCACTGCACCGGCCAACATGATTGTGGTGGGTTCCGGGGAATTGCAAAATCCCACCCAGGTACTCACTCCCACTGAAATAGCTCGTCTTAACAAAGCCCGCAATAGCGATGAAACGGTGATGATTCATGATTCTACAGATGTAACCAACCCGAATTTCCGTCCCATGAAAGGCAATCTCACCTGGCATTTCAAAATGTTCAATGCCCGCGATGTATCGTGGGCAGCATCCAAAGCCTTCATGTGGGATGCAGCAAGAATCAATCTGCCGGATGGCAAGCATGCACTGGCTCAATCCGTGTACCCCGTGGAAAGCGCCGGCCGCGATGCATGGAGCCGTTCCACTGAGTTTGTCAAAGGCTGTATTGAACTGTACTCGCAGGAATGGTATCCTTACACGTATCCGGTAGCAACCAATGTAGCCGGTATCGTGAATGGCATGGAATATCCGGGTATCGTGTTCTGCTCATACAGGGCACGTGGCCGCGGGTTATGGGGTGTAACCAATCATGAATTTGGACACAACTGGTTCCCCATGATTGTGGGTTCCAACGAACGAAAGTTCCCCTGGATGGATGAAGGCTTTAATACATTCATCAATGACGTGGATACCAAAGTCTTCAACCATGGCGAGTTTTACCGGAAAGCTGATGCAGAACGCGAAGCTCAGTATATGTTTGGGGAAAATGCAGAACCCATCATGACTATTCCCGATGTGATTCAGGCCAATTATCTGGGTGTGGCAGCTTATTCCAAACCAGCTATGGGCCTGCATATCCTCCGGAAATATATTCTCGGACCCGATCGTTTCGACTACGCTTTCCGCACCTATATCCGACGCTGGGCTTTCAAACATCCTACGCCCTGGGATTTTTTCCATACCATGGAAAATGCAGGTGGAGAAGACCTTTCCTGGTTTTTCCGTGAATGGTTTTTCACTACCTGGAAACTCGATCAAGCCGTGAAAGGCGTGAAATATGTGGATGATGATACCACCAAGGGTGCGCTGATTACCATCGAAAACCTGCAGAAAATGGCATTGCCCGTGGTAATGGCTATTCAATTGACTGATGGCAGCACAGACACGGTACAGCTCCCAGCTGAAATCTGGCAAAGAGGTGGGGAATGGACTTTCAAATACGATTGCAACCGGCGTATTGCTAGCATTGTCATTGATCCGGAACACGATTTTCCGGATATCAACCCTGATAACAACGTCTGGCGCATGAAAGAAGAAAAACCCGTGCCTCCTGGCGTGAGTGCCACAGATATTATTCAAAAATATATTCAGGCCCTGGGCGGAGCTGATAAACTCAATGCCGTACAAGACCTATCTATTACTTCGGTAGCTTCATTTGGTGATGAAGATGTAACCTTCATTAACCGGTATAAAAAGCCCAATGATTACCTGATGGAAATCACTGCTCCTTCCCTGCAGCAACCTGCTGTTTACATTGTGGTGAAAGGTGATAGCGTGCGCGTACAGCAAATGGGCAATGAAATGTCCTTGACTCCTGATCGCAAGAAAATATTCCAGAGGGAGGCCGTGATGTTTCCGGTTTTATCCTATTTGAAAAATGATTACCAAAAGACACTTTCCCCTCAGATGGAATATCTGGATTCCACCTGGGTGTATGTGGTTACCATTAACACACCCGATGGGCAGGAAATTAAAAACTATTATTCTGCCAATTCCGGATTGTTGCTGAAATCCGTGACCACTACCCAGGGGCCTATGGGCAGCGTGAGTACGGAACAAATCACTACCGATTACCGTCCGGTGAATGGCATCCTGTTTCCTTTTACCATTGTAAGCAACAGCATGGGTCAGGACATCAAAATGCAGGTAAAGGAAATCAAGGTAAACAGCGGCCTCACCGATGCCGATTTCAAGTAG
- a CDS encoding polysaccharide biosynthesis/export family protein produces the protein MSAYIIRIRIRWIVWIWSWLAVGCVSQRKLVQQTVYLNKGIDTALVAHYSLQEPVVQPGDLLQIQIISTSSATNELFSATYGEPFSIGQPLSTPLGEWQNLSSTQTSAAVSPATGSYQVGLQSGELALPWLGTIQAAGKTKSELEKEIQQRAKRFLKEDPIVNIRFLNYRVTFVGDVRSPGSFILPSERITLLDGLGMAGGLIPGADVQHMLLIREENGVRQFYRIDLTRGDIFTQPYYYLRQNDVIYVPPTGRALASEDQLTARRLQVFQIGVTAINILVLILQHVKF, from the coding sequence ATGTCGGCATACATCATCAGAATCCGGATCAGATGGATTGTATGGATCTGGAGCTGGCTGGCCGTGGGTTGTGTCAGCCAGCGCAAGTTGGTGCAGCAAACGGTATATTTAAACAAAGGCATTGACACAGCTTTGGTAGCGCATTACAGCCTGCAGGAGCCCGTCGTTCAGCCGGGAGATCTGTTACAGATTCAGATTATTTCCACCAGCTCAGCTACCAATGAGTTGTTCAGTGCTACTTACGGAGAGCCTTTTTCCATCGGCCAGCCTCTGTCAACCCCGCTGGGTGAATGGCAGAATCTTTCATCCACACAGACCTCGGCAGCCGTTTCGCCGGCTACGGGAAGTTATCAGGTAGGGCTGCAGAGCGGTGAACTGGCCCTTCCCTGGCTAGGTACAATCCAGGCTGCCGGCAAAACCAAGTCAGAGCTTGAGAAGGAAATTCAGCAACGCGCCAAACGCTTTCTAAAGGAAGATCCCATTGTAAACATCCGTTTTCTGAACTACCGAGTCACCTTTGTGGGCGATGTACGCAGCCCCGGCTCTTTTATATTGCCTTCGGAACGTATTACCCTGCTGGACGGCCTGGGGATGGCCGGCGGACTTATCCCCGGAGCAGATGTGCAGCATATGTTGCTGATCAGGGAAGAAAACGGAGTCAGGCAATTCTACCGGATTGATCTTACCCGTGGTGATATTTTCACTCAACCTTATTACTACCTGAGGCAAAACGATGTGATTTATGTACCGCCCACCGGACGGGCACTGGCAAGTGAAGATCAGCTTACGGCGCGGCGGCTTCAGGTTTTTCAGATCGGTGTCACGGCGATCAATATCCTGGTGTTGATACTCCAACATGTAAAATTTTAA
- the arsM gene encoding arsenite methyltransferase — protein sequence MKSQPEKLKQLVREKYSSIAQQKKDQHVSSCCGSCGCSDEVTQIMNDDYSTLEGYQPEADLGLGCGLPTRFAKIQKGDVVIDLGSGAGNDCFVARHETGDTGKVIGIDFTPAMIEKARENAQKLGFENVEFILGDIEQMPVDDEIADVVISNCVLNLVPDKQKVFSEIYRVLKPGGHFSISDIVLEGELPEAIRHSAEMYAGCISGAIQKETYLEWIRQQGFQQIMIQQQKQIHIPEDILRREAGETGWQLYQQSGAGIWSITVYAEKPAQHTCGCGGCA from the coding sequence ATGAAAAGTCAACCGGAAAAGCTCAAACAGCTGGTTCGCGAAAAGTATAGCTCCATCGCCCAGCAGAAAAAAGATCAGCATGTTTCATCCTGTTGCGGCTCCTGTGGCTGTTCGGATGAAGTAACCCAAATCATGAACGACGACTACAGCACGCTGGAGGGCTATCAGCCCGAAGCTGATCTAGGCCTAGGCTGTGGATTGCCCACCCGCTTTGCAAAAATTCAGAAGGGAGATGTGGTTATTGATTTGGGAAGCGGGGCTGGTAACGATTGCTTTGTGGCCCGCCACGAAACCGGAGATACGGGAAAAGTAATTGGCATTGATTTTACGCCTGCCATGATCGAAAAAGCCAGGGAAAATGCACAGAAACTGGGATTTGAGAATGTGGAATTTATACTGGGAGATATTGAACAGATGCCGGTGGATGATGAAATAGCCGATGTAGTGATCAGCAATTGTGTGCTGAATCTGGTTCCCGACAAGCAAAAAGTTTTCAGCGAAATATATCGGGTACTGAAACCTGGCGGACATTTCAGCATATCGGATATAGTATTGGAAGGAGAATTGCCAGAAGCCATTAGGCATTCGGCTGAAATGTATGCCGGATGCATATCAGGCGCTATTCAGAAAGAAACCTATCTGGAATGGATCCGCCAGCAGGGCTTTCAGCAGATCATGATCCAGCAGCAAAAACAGATTCATATTCCCGAAGATATTTTGCGGCGGGAAGCGGGCGAAACGGGATGGCAACTCTACCAGCAATCCGGTGCGGGCATATGGAGTATTACCGTGTATGCAGAAAAGCCCGCCCAGCACACATGTGGTTGCGGAGGTTGTGCTTAA